A single Flavobacterium sp. 1 DNA region contains:
- a CDS encoding IS1182 family transposase, whose product MQHIIGISRHQMRISSLEDAIAPDNQVRFIDAFVTFTDLAKLGFAVQTIKTEGRPSYDTKVFLKIYLYGYLGGIRSSRKLEKECFRNIEMQWLLEDIRPNYHSISDFRKNNPAALKKLFKLFVSFLKDADLIGGETIAIDGTKSRAHNSKKANFNQKKIDKHLEYIETKTQEYLDALEANDAKENSPKIKNVQQKIECLKQNKIRYELLEEKLKASGEPQISTTDSDARALLVQGQVVEISFNMQAAVDAKHNLVVATHTINRNDRNALSAIAIEAKENLEIETYTALVDKGYHNGREIEACRQANITTIVAQPEQGKNKENGTTKDYFVSKFQYNKTTDTYTCPQGETLKTTGHWHKKTTDRDSYEFKRYRTPKCRECPVKHLCTSRMAGRDIDRSQYADAVEENNKRYHANAQLYRKRQEINEHIFGTIKRQWGYNHTNLTGLEKVNGEHSLIMLVYNIKRSINILGVPELIAKLKKWNSPYKAKVLFLLKMSYLKPKLDFFFFETKLAS is encoded by the coding sequence ATGCAGCATATCATAGGAATTTCCCGCCACCAGATGCGTATTTCCAGTTTAGAAGACGCCATAGCTCCCGATAATCAAGTGCGATTTATAGATGCATTTGTGACGTTTACAGACCTTGCTAAGCTGGGTTTTGCAGTGCAAACCATCAAAACCGAAGGCCGCCCGAGCTACGATACCAAAGTGTTTCTTAAAATCTATTTATACGGTTATCTGGGCGGAATAAGAAGCTCGCGAAAATTAGAGAAGGAATGTTTTAGAAACATTGAAATGCAATGGCTATTGGAAGATATTCGTCCCAATTACCACAGCATCTCAGATTTCAGAAAAAACAATCCCGCTGCCTTGAAGAAACTCTTCAAGCTTTTTGTCTCATTCTTGAAAGATGCGGACTTGATAGGCGGTGAAACCATTGCCATTGACGGCACCAAAAGCCGGGCTCACAACAGCAAAAAAGCCAATTTTAACCAAAAGAAAATTGACAAGCACCTGGAATACATTGAGACCAAAACCCAAGAATATCTTGATGCTCTGGAAGCAAATGATGCAAAAGAAAACTCTCCAAAAATCAAAAATGTCCAACAAAAAATAGAGTGTCTCAAACAAAACAAAATCCGCTACGAATTGCTGGAAGAAAAACTAAAAGCAAGCGGAGAACCCCAAATAAGCACCACCGACAGCGATGCCAGAGCATTATTGGTTCAGGGACAGGTGGTTGAAATCTCATTTAATATGCAGGCAGCCGTCGATGCCAAACACAATCTTGTAGTAGCCACGCACACCATCAATCGTAATGACCGCAACGCCTTATCGGCTATTGCCATAGAAGCCAAAGAGAATTTAGAAATAGAAACCTACACGGCTTTGGTGGACAAAGGCTATCATAACGGGCGAGAAATAGAAGCCTGTAGGCAAGCCAATATCACTACAATTGTAGCGCAACCCGAACAAGGAAAAAATAAGGAAAACGGAACAACCAAGGATTATTTTGTTTCTAAGTTCCAATACAATAAAACCACCGACACCTACACTTGCCCACAGGGCGAAACGCTTAAAACTACAGGCCACTGGCACAAGAAAACCACGGACAGAGACAGTTATGAGTTCAAGAGATACCGAACACCCAAATGCAGAGAATGTCCTGTAAAACATTTATGCACCAGTAGGATGGCCGGTCGAGATATAGACCGCAGCCAATATGCCGATGCCGTAGAAGAAAACAACAAACGCTACCACGCAAATGCACAGCTCTACCGCAAGCGGCAGGAAATCAACGAACACATTTTTGGCACTATCAAACGGCAATGGGGCTACAATCACACCAATTTAACAGGATTGGAAAAAGTAAATGGAGAACACAGCCTGATTATGCTGGTCTATAACATCAAACGCAGCATCAATATACTCGGAGTTCCCGAGCTCATTGCCAAACTCAAGAAATGGAACTCACCCTACAAGGCAAAAGTCTTGTTTTTGTTAAAAATGAGTTATTTAAAACCGAAATTAGACTTCTTTTTCTTTGAAACTAAATTAGCCTCCTAA